A segment of the Syntrophorhabdaceae bacterium genome:
AGTGTCCTCTTTACCAGTACCTTCACGATCTCCTTCCGGTATTCCTCGCCTCCGCGGATGTCGGTGATCGGCCTGCAATCCTGCATAGCAAGGGTTGCCGCCCTTTCAATCAGCTTTTCAGTCGGTTTTTCATTGATGAGGATCCTCTCTGCAGATACAGCGTGGATCGCCTGCGGTGCCACAGCGCTTAAAATAATCCGCGCGTTCCTTATAACCCCCTGTGGCTTATCAAGGGTAATCCTTGATGCAACGGCGACAATGGCTATCTCAAGGGCTTTTCTGTGCCCGAGTTTTATATAGTCGCCGCCGGTAAAAGGAGGCAGTTCATTGACAATGATCTTCGTTAAGATCTCATCGGGCCTTATAACCGTCTTCCCGGGACCAAGGAAAAATTCATCGATGCCGACTTCCCTTCTCCCCTTCTTGCTCTTCAACTCTACCTTTGCCCCCACTGCCATGAGCGCCGGAGGAAGATCCGCAGCCGGTCTCGCCGTTACAATGTTTCCTCCTATTGTTGCCCTGTTTCGGATAAGCGGCGA
Coding sequences within it:
- a CDS encoding xanthine dehydrogenase family protein subunit M; this encodes MLLLPKFDYHEPESMKSAFALLSGLKANAKIIAGGTDVLVNMKKGLISPKYLISLAKMEELFVLEPRKKSTAIGSHVIVSELAESAFLWKNFPVIAKAASVLGSPLIRNRATIGGNIVTARPAADLPPALMAVGAKVELKSKKGRREVGIDEFFLGPGKTVIRPDEILTKIIVNELPPFTGGDYIKLGHRKALEIAIVAVASRITLDKPQGVIRNARIILSAVAPQAIHAVSAERILINEKPTEKLIERAATLAMQDCRPITDIRGGEEYRKEIVKVLVKRTLVNAVKAVNRKRQK